The Leclercia adecarboxylata region GTCCTCAACCTGGCCCGGGAAGATATCGTCTGGCACTCGGTCAGCGAGCTGATCGCCGACGTGCCTGACAAAGAGATGCTCGGTCTGAACATCGTCGAGTTTGCCGGCGATGACGCCGAGCTTATCGAAAGCCAGGTTGAAAACCTCTGCCAGCGCCTCGACGAGCTTATCGCCCGGGGCGAGGGCGGAGTGATTGGCTGGCAGCTGTGTAACGATCTCGCTGGCATCGAGCGTATCTATGCCATGCGTAAAAAAGCGGTGGGTCTGCTGGGGAACGCCAAAGGGGCGGCCAAGCCGATTCCCTTTGCCGAAGATACCTGCGTGCCGCCGGAAAACCTGGCGGACTATATCGTTGAGTTCCGCGCGCTGCTGGACGGCCACGGGCTGAGCTACGGCATGTTCGGCCATGTCGACGCCGGGGTGCTGCACGTGCGCCCGGCGCTGGATATGTGCGATCCGCAGCAGGAGATCCTGATGAAGCAGATCTCCGACGAGGTGGTGGCGCTCACCGCGAAGTACGGCGGCCTGTTGTGGGGCGAGCACGGGAAGGGGTTCCGCGCGGAGTACAGTCCGGCCTTCTTTGGCGAGCAGCTGTACGGCGAGCTGCGCAAAATCAAAGCCGCTTTTGACCCGGACAACCGCCTCAACCCCGGTAAAATCTGCCCGCCGGAAGGCCTTGATACGCCGATGATGCAGGTGGATGCGGTCAAGCGCGGCACCTTCGATCGTCAGATCCCTATCGCCGTGCGCGCCTCCTGGCGCGGCGCCATGGAGTGTAACGGCAACGGCCTGTGTTTTAACTTCGATGCGAAAAGCCCGATGTGTCCGTCGATGAAAATCACCAGCAACCGTATTCACTCCCCGAAAGGGCGTGCGACCCTGGTACGCGAGTGGCTGCGTCTGCTGGCTGACCGTGGCGTGGATCCGCTGGCGCTGGAAAAAGAGCTGCCGGAAAAACGCGCCAGCCTGCGTACCCTGGTCGAACGCACCCGCAACAGCTGGCATGCGCGCAAAGGGGAATATGATTTCTCCCACGAGGTGAAGGAGGCGATGTCGGGCTGTCTGGCCTGTAAGGCCTGCTCCACCCAGTGCCCGATTAAGATCGACGTGCCGGAGTTTCGCTCGCGCTTCCTGCAGCTCTATCACAGCCGCTATCTGCGCCCGATGCGCGATCATCTGGTGGCAACGGTAGAGAGTTATGCCCCGCTGATGGCCCGCGCGCCGCGCACCTTTAACTTCTTTATCAACCAGCCGCTGGTGCGCAAACTTTCTGAGAAGCATATCGGCATGATCGACCTGCCGCTGCTCTCCACGCCGTCCCTGCAGCGTCAGATGGTCGGACACCGCTCCGCCAATCTGACGCTCGAGCAGCTGGAAGCCCTGAGCGACGAACAAAAAGCGAAAACCGTGCTGGTGGTGCAGGATCCGTTTACCAGCTATTACGATGCGCAGGTGGTGGCCGATTTTATCCGTCTGGCCGAGCGGCTGGGGTATCAGCCGGTGCTGCTGCCGTTCTCGCCCAACGGCAAAGCGCAGCACATTAAAGGCTTCCTTAACCGCTTTGCGAAAACGGCGCAAAAGACCTCGGACTTCCTTAGCCGGGTGGCGGAGTTGGGTATGCCGATGGTGGGCGTCGATCCGGCGCTGGTGCTCTGCTATCGCGACGAGTACAAACAGACTCTCGGCGACAAGCGCGGCGACTTCCACGTGATGCTGGTGCATGAGTGGCTGCCCTCCGTTGTCAGCACGCAAACCGTGCCGGAGACCAGCGGCGAGCCGTGGTATCTGTTCGGCCACTGCACCGAAGTGACCGCGCTGCCGGGGGCACCTGCGCAGTGGGCCGCGATCTTCGCCCGCTTCGGCGCGAAGCTGGAGAGCGTCAGCGTCGGCTGTTGTGGCATGGCCGGGACCTACGGGCACGAGGTGGTGAACCATGCGAACTCGCTCGGGATCTACGAGCTCTCCTGGCATCAGGCGATGCAGCGTCTGCCGCGAAACCGCTGTCTGGCGACCGGCTACTCCTGCCGCAGCCAGGTTAAACGCGTTGAGGGCAGCGGCGTCCGCCATCCACTGCAGGCCTTACTGGAGATTATGGGATGATCTGGAAACGTGCGGTCACGTTGCAGGCGTTAAACGCCATGGGCGACGGGAATATGGTGGGACTGCTGGACATCCAGTTTACCCGCATCGGCGAAGAGGAACTTGAAGCCACGATGCCGGTGGATAGCCGCACCCATCAGCCGTTTGGCCTGCTGCACGGCGGTGCCTCCGTGGTGCTGGCCGAAACCCTGGGCTCGGTGGCGGGCTATCTCTGCACCGAAGGGGAGCAGAAGGTGGTGGGGCTGGAGGTGAATGCCAACCACATTCGTGCCGTGCGCAGCGGCCGGGTGCGTGGCGTCTGTCGCGCGCTGCATACCGGCGGGCGTCATCAGGTGTGGCAGATTGATATCTTCGATGAACAGCAGCGACTGTGCTGCTCGTCGCGGCTCACCACCGCTGTCGTCTGAAAAAAAGGCCGCGAATGCGGCCTTTTTGCTTTTCCATCCCGTTGAAATACCGCTGCTTACCGACCGGCCGCAAGAAATGTTAATTCGCGCCCTGAGATCTATGAGACGATTCCTATGCTCCTTCAAGAGCTAAGCCATATTGAGTGCCGGAGATAAGCGCCGGATGGAGCAAGAAGCCCTTAAGATTACCCCTGGTAGTCTTAAGGGCTTTCTTTTTTGTACTCAGTAATCGTTGTGTATGTCCTGCATGGCAGACAGGATAACCAGACCGGTGGTGACGACGGCAACGACGGTGATGGTCACAAGTGCAATGAGCATTTCCCCTCCGTATGCTGCCCTTTTGCAGAAGCATAGCGCACCGGGAGGCGATCGCCTCAGTCATCCGACTGAGATTCGGAAAACGCTTACAACGGGATTGCACGCGGGTTTACTCAATATTTGGTGGGGAGTTTGTTGATTTTAATCAGTCGTCCCTCTTCCATTTCCACGTAACCCCCAGCTTTCAGATCGGCCAGAATACGCATTACACCGCTACGCGAAAGCTGCGTTTTATCCCGGATATACCTCTCTGCGGTGATCCTTTTGCGAAAACTTTCATCCTCGTTCATCAGTTCCAGCAGATGTTTTCGGATCAGCTCATAGGCCGTGGGCGTGCCCTCGGGCATGATGTGGTGGTAGAGCCGGTTATAGACAAACATCAGATGGCGGGACACTAATCCCCACAGATCCTGTTCTTTGCAGATCTCATTGACCTTATCGGCCGGAATAATGCCAATTTTGCACGGCTTAAGGGTTTTGAAATAGTCGTCAAAATAGATATCCGTCAGGTTCGCCAGGCCGAAAACCGCAGGGCTGGTGGCGGTCGACAGCAGCATATTGTTGCTACGGCGATAGAGTGCCACGCTCCCGTCAATTATCAGATAACAGATCCCCTGGCCCTTAATGCAGAAATCAAACCGCTCGCCGCGCTGAGCGTCGAGAAGGGTGGCGTAGGGTTGCAAATGGTTAATAAGTTCCTGTGACCAGGGGGAACCGCGCGGAACCGAACCGGGCGGCATTGTTGGCGATGACATAACACAACCTGTAAGCTGAAGGTGGCCTGATGACGATGATTATAGTGCCACTCGGCTTAAAGAAGCGCGTGTTACGCCCTCCGGATCAATATTTTTGTGGCAGATGGTGAATATCCAGCAGCACGCCTCGCTGCATGGTGATATACCCCCCCGTGCGTAACTCTGACAGGATGCGCATGATACCGCTTCGGGAAAGATAGGTACGACTTTTGATATACGCCGCCGCGGTGGTGTTGAGCCGGACTGAATCCGGTTCCTGTAACAGCTCAACCAGCTGCACCCGAATAATGTCATACGCGGACAATTGCGATATTTGCGAGCAGTGTTCATATATCCGGGAAACCGTATAGATCAGCAGCCGGGAAAAGTGCTCCCATAACCCGTCATTGGCCACGATTTGATTAAATAATGCCAGCGGCATACGCGCCGCTTCAGAATCTTCCAGTGCTCTGGCATATAAATGCTCCGAACAGAGCTGGCTGCTTACGCCCAGGATAAAGGGCGCGGATTCTGAATTAAGCACCACGCTATCGCCACGGCGATGCAGCGCCACGCTGCCGCGTAATAATAGCCAGCACTGCCGGACATCCGCTTCATAATAATGCACCACATCGCCTTTTTTAATCGCGATAGTCTCGGTAAAGGGACGAAGATGCGCTGTAAGTTTTTCTATGTCGGCAAAAGGTTTTAACGCCAGCGAAGATGTGTTGGGATCGGCCTTTACCGCCGTCATTCGGGTATTCATCAGGTGACCTCAATCTTAACAAATTGTCGATGCGTTATTACTGGGTAGGATTATCTTAAAAAGCATTGGCACAGGGAATATGAGGGTTTGGTCTAAAAATAGACCGGACATAAGCATCTGATTTTAACATGTTGATTGATATTTGTTTTTCCATCCAGTCTATTAATGGACCGGATAAGGACAGACAAGATTACATTCATCAGGATGAGATGACTTTCCTGGTATAGCGTTAAATACCCGCGGTGACGCCAACGAAAACAGCCTGCCCCAAAGTCTACAACTAGACTCAAAAACAATTTGAGTTTGGATAAATCTTAATTTAAATTGCCGCCATGTGAATAAAAAACAGGCAGGGTCTTTTATAAACAGACAGGGTTTTGTTTTTTTATTTGCACACAGGAACCAGCTAAACGGGCATACAAAAATAAAAGGTGATGCACACCTTGAGGATGCTTTTGCCCAAAAAATGGTGATGACAAATGATATTAAGGAAAAATATTATGAAAAAGAACATGATTATTATTGCGTTAACTGCTCTGGCTGCCGTTTCTTC contains the following coding sequences:
- the ydiJ gene encoding D-2-hydroxyglutarate dehydrogenase YdiJ translates to MIPQISQAPGVVQLVLNFLQALEQQGFTGDTATRYADRLTMATDNSIYQLLPDAVVFPRSTADVALLARLASQERFASLIFTPRGGGTGTNGQALNTGIVVDMSRYMNRIIEINPEEGWVRVEAGVIKDQLNQYLKPYGYFFAPELSTSNRATLGGMINTDASGQGSLVYGKTSDHVLGVRAVLLGGDILDTQPMPVQLAETLGKDNTTTGRIYRTVLERCRDNRQLIIDKFPKLNRFLTGYDLRHVFNDDLSQFDLTRILTGSEGTLAFITEARLDITRLPKVRRLVNVKYNSFDSALRNAPFMVDARALSVETVDSKVLNLAREDIVWHSVSELIADVPDKEMLGLNIVEFAGDDAELIESQVENLCQRLDELIARGEGGVIGWQLCNDLAGIERIYAMRKKAVGLLGNAKGAAKPIPFAEDTCVPPENLADYIVEFRALLDGHGLSYGMFGHVDAGVLHVRPALDMCDPQQEILMKQISDEVVALTAKYGGLLWGEHGKGFRAEYSPAFFGEQLYGELRKIKAAFDPDNRLNPGKICPPEGLDTPMMQVDAVKRGTFDRQIPIAVRASWRGAMECNGNGLCFNFDAKSPMCPSMKITSNRIHSPKGRATLVREWLRLLADRGVDPLALEKELPEKRASLRTLVERTRNSWHARKGEYDFSHEVKEAMSGCLACKACSTQCPIKIDVPEFRSRFLQLYHSRYLRPMRDHLVATVESYAPLMARAPRTFNFFINQPLVRKLSEKHIGMIDLPLLSTPSLQRQMVGHRSANLTLEQLEALSDEQKAKTVLVVQDPFTSYYDAQVVADFIRLAERLGYQPVLLPFSPNGKAQHIKGFLNRFAKTAQKTSDFLSRVAELGMPMVGVDPALVLCYRDEYKQTLGDKRGDFHVMLVHEWLPSVVSTQTVPETSGEPWYLFGHCTEVTALPGAPAQWAAIFARFGAKLESVSVGCCGMAGTYGHEVVNHANSLGIYELSWHQAMQRLPRNRCLATGYSCRSQVKRVEGSGVRHPLQALLEIMG
- the menI gene encoding 1,4-dihydroxy-2-naphthoyl-CoA hydrolase yields the protein MIWKRAVTLQALNAMGDGNMVGLLDIQFTRIGEEELEATMPVDSRTHQPFGLLHGGASVVLAETLGSVAGYLCTEGEQKVVGLEVNANHIRAVRSGRVRGVCRALHTGGRHQVWQIDIFDEQQRLCCSSRLTTAVV
- a CDS encoding winged helix-turn-helix transcriptional regulator — translated: MSSPTMPPGSVPRGSPWSQELINHLQPYATLLDAQRGERFDFCIKGQGICYLIIDGSVALYRRSNNMLLSTATSPAVFGLANLTDIYFDDYFKTLKPCKIGIIPADKVNEICKEQDLWGLVSRHLMFVYNRLYHHIMPEGTPTAYELIRKHLLELMNEDESFRKRITAERYIRDKTQLSRSGVMRILADLKAGGYVEMEEGRLIKINKLPTKY
- a CDS encoding helix-turn-helix domain-containing protein, giving the protein MNTRMTAVKADPNTSSLALKPFADIEKLTAHLRPFTETIAIKKGDVVHYYEADVRQCWLLLRGSVALHRRGDSVVLNSESAPFILGVSSQLCSEHLYARALEDSEAARMPLALFNQIVANDGLWEHFSRLLIYTVSRIYEHCSQISQLSAYDIIRVQLVELLQEPDSVRLNTTAAAYIKSRTYLSRSGIMRILSELRTGGYITMQRGVLLDIHHLPQKY